DNA sequence from the Streptomyces sp. NBC_01497 genome:
ACGCACGGTCCCCCAACGAGCAGCAAGGCAGTACAGACCAGCCATGGAAACCCCTCCTCCGCAGACTGAACGCACCGAGCCGCCCACGGCGGACGACATCGCGGCCTTCCGGGCCCAGCTCGGCCGGCCGCCGCGCGGGCTGCGCGCCATCGCGCACCGCTGCCCGTGCGGGCTGCCCGACGTGGTGGAGACCGCGCCGCGCCTGCCGGACGGGACGCCGTTCCCGACCACGTACTACCTGACCTGCCCGCGCGCCGCGTCCGCGATCGGCACGCTGGAGGCGAACGGCGTCATGAAGGAGATGACCGAACGCCTCGCGAGGGACCCGGAACTGGCCGCCGCGTACCGGGCCGCGCACGAGGACTACCTCGCGCGCCGCGACGCGATCGAGGTGCTGGCGAACTTCCCGAGCGCGGGCGGCATGCCGGACCGGGTGAAGTGCCTGCACGTGCTGGTGGCGCACTCCCTGGCGGCGGGTCCCGGCGTCAACCCGCTGGGCGACGAGGCGATCGCCCTGCTGCCGCAGTGGTGGCGGAAGGGCCCGTGCGTGGACGCCGCGTGCGTCCAGGCCCCGCGGGCCCCGCACGAACAGGAAACGACGACGGAGACGGGCGAATGACCAAGGTTGCGGCGATCGACTGCGGCACCAACTCGATCCGGCTGCTGGTGGCAGAGGCCGACCCGGCGACGGGTTCGCTGACCGACCTGGACCGGCGGATGGAGATCGTCCGGCTGGGCCAGGGCGTGGACCGCACGGGCCGGCTGGCGCCGGAGGCGCTGGAGCGGACGTTCGCCGCGTGCCGCGCCTACGCGGAGGTGATCGCGGCGCACGACGTCTCGCGTGTCCGCTTCGTCGCCACGTCCGCCTCGCGGGACGCCTCCAACCGCGACGACTTCGTCGGCGGCGTGCTCGACATCCTGGGCGTGCGGCCCGAGGTCATCACCGGCGACGAGGAGGCGGCGCTCTCCTTCACCGGCGCGACCCGCGAACTCGCCACCCACCAGGCGGCGCTGGTGGTCGACATCGGCGGCGGCTCCACCGAGTTCGTCCTCGGCGACGAGCGGGTACGGGCGGCGCGTTCGGTCGACATCGGCTGCGTACGCCTGACGGAACGTCATCTGCTGCACGACGGCGAGCTGACGGACCCGCCGACCGCCGCGCAGATCGCGGCGATCCGCGCGGACATCGAGCGGGCGATCGACGAGGCGGCTGCGACCGTTCCGATGCGGGACTCCACGACGCTGGTGGGACTCGCGGGCTCGGTGACGACGGTGGGCGCGATCGCGCAGGGGCTCACGGCGTACGACTCGGCGGCCATCCACCGCTCACGGGTCTCGTACGAGCAGGTCAAGGACATCACGGCGACGCTGCTCGCGGCGACCCACGCGGAGCGCGCCGCGAACCCGGTGATCCATCCCGGGCGGGTGGACGTGATCGGGGTGGGCGCCCTGATCCTTCAGACGATCATGGAACGCACGTCGGCGGCCGAGGTCGTCGTCAGCGAACACGACATCCTGGACGGCATCGCCTGGAGCGTGGCCGAAGCGGGTGCGTGACCCCGCGGGGGCGGTGGCGCGGAGGCCACGGGTCCGCGCAGTCCGCCCCCGCGTGAGTCCGGGGGCCGGCCCGTGTGCGGACGGGTTCACCCGGCCGACCGGATGAACCCGCCGGATGGCGCGTCGGGCGTCGCGGCGGTCGCCGGCCGTGGCGACGGGAACGACGGGGTTCACCGTCCTCGGTCCCGCGCACGGCCCGGTAGCCGCCGGCCCGGAGCCGATGGAGGTCCGTGGGACCCACGAGTCCTGGCCTCTGCGTCGTCAGGCCTTTCTCGCGGCCGTGGCTTCCCTCGCGGAGTTCCCCACGCCGGAGGAAGCAGCCGATGCCCTGGCGGCCCGGCAGGCGGAAGCGTCCCTGGACCGGCGCGGTCCGACGCCGGCGAGGGCCGAACTGGTCGCGGACCTGTGCGCCGAAGACGGTGGCGGTGCGGCGTGAGGCAGCCGTTCCTGTGCGCCGAAGACGGTGGCGGTGCGGTGTGAGGCAGCCGTTCCTGTGCGCTGCGGCGGCACAGTGGCAGCTTCCGGCCATCGGCCGGCGTTGCGGGTGATCAGCGTGGGCGCGCCCTCCTCCTCCGCGCGATGGATGCGCTCCGCCCCGGCGCGGGCAGGGCTTCCCCTTGCGGTCGCCGCGCGTTCGGCCGTGGCGGACATGTAAGCGGGAGGGCACCGGGTGTCCATGCGCCGACGGCCGGGGACCGACGTGCGTTTGCCGGCGGGCGAGTAAGCGCGATGCGGCGGGCACGCACCGCCCCGGTCCTGTGGCGTGCGCTGCCGCGAGCCGCTCTCCGTTCACATACATCTGTCGTGTTCATGGTCTTGACGGCTCGGTGTCCCCGGGGTTTGACTCCGGCCCAGGTCGTGAAAGCGCTTTCGCCCCACCGCCCTTCTCCCGTTCCGCCCGTTCCTGAGTCCTCCGGTTCCACCCGCGCCCCGCCCCCACTCAACGGAGAGTCAGATGCGTCCACGTCGTCCCCGGGCCCGCGCCCTCAGCCTCGCCGTCGCCCTCGTCGCCACCGCCGGTCTCGCCGTGACCGGCGTCTCCGCCTCGGCCGCCCCCGGCCACCAGGACCACCACGGCCCGTCCGCCCCGCGCCAGGTGGAGGCGTGGACCTCCGGTGCCAAGGGCCAGTCCGGAGCCACAACGGACCGGCTGACCGCGGCGCCGGTCTCCGCGGGGGCGCCGGCCGACGGCACCACCGTGCGGGTCGACCCGCAGGTGAAGTACCAGACCATGACCGGCT
Encoded proteins:
- a CDS encoding DUF501 domain-containing protein gives rise to the protein METPPPQTERTEPPTADDIAAFRAQLGRPPRGLRAIAHRCPCGLPDVVETAPRLPDGTPFPTTYYLTCPRAASAIGTLEANGVMKEMTERLARDPELAAAYRAAHEDYLARRDAIEVLANFPSAGGMPDRVKCLHVLVAHSLAAGPGVNPLGDEAIALLPQWWRKGPCVDAACVQAPRAPHEQETTTETGE
- a CDS encoding Ppx/GppA phosphatase family protein; amino-acid sequence: MTKVAAIDCGTNSIRLLVAEADPATGSLTDLDRRMEIVRLGQGVDRTGRLAPEALERTFAACRAYAEVIAAHDVSRVRFVATSASRDASNRDDFVGGVLDILGVRPEVITGDEEAALSFTGATRELATHQAALVVDIGGGSTEFVLGDERVRAARSVDIGCVRLTERHLLHDGELTDPPTAAQIAAIRADIERAIDEAAATVPMRDSTTLVGLAGSVTTVGAIAQGLTAYDSAAIHRSRVSYEQVKDITATLLAATHAERAANPVIHPGRVDVIGVGALILQTIMERTSAAEVVVSEHDILDGIAWSVAEAGA